In Sinorhizobium numidicum, the following proteins share a genomic window:
- a CDS encoding CHASE2 domain-containing protein gives MNGPHPALARQRAAAAVDRIRLSPRRAKLAALTVFVATLVSLVSLTGSWSLADLRAYDYLSIIGRPALPEGGPVIVAIDEPSMAEIGSQWPWPRALHARLIEALRKAGARAIALDVIFAEPAAAPENDMALAAVLGPDVVLAGDQTHIETPQADQFVRTEPLPLFTERGAKVGIASVNLSGDGILRQIPPYPDGFALTFATVAGAEPVPSPRRALIQTFGPARTYPTVSYYQALDPENFLPEGTFRDRVVIVGLSLQNAPSIADGGADAFATSDTIFSRGLVAGAEIQATIYDNLVHGLFIKRAGTAIFIPATLLASLAAALVVLKSTSWRTLGYGAGALILIFLASYGLMRLGHLYVSPLGPALAFLGVAVGQAGFDYAEERRRRREITRAFSQYLSPALVERLAQDPSQLKLGGERRTLTILFCDVRGFTTISEDMKHDPEGLTALINRLLTPLSEAVLNRGGTIDKYIGDCLMAFWNAPLDDPDHAVHAVQAAQDMLAALDRLNAELEAEAKVAGRSPKTLRIGIGINTGECIVGNMGSARRFDYSALGDAVNLASRLEGASKEYAISLLLGERTAALAAAKFPIAELDRITVKGRSEVSPIFTVADGASEPELKRHRAYVTAKYRGAIAVDDGMFDELKAALPSLERYYERERERLMQ, from the coding sequence ATGAACGGTCCCCATCCAGCGCTCGCCCGTCAACGCGCAGCCGCAGCAGTCGATCGCATTCGCCTCTCGCCACGGCGAGCAAAGCTTGCGGCCCTGACCGTCTTCGTCGCTACCCTCGTCTCGCTTGTCTCGTTGACCGGCAGCTGGTCGCTCGCCGACCTGCGCGCCTACGACTACCTCTCGATCATCGGCCGACCCGCGCTGCCCGAGGGTGGCCCTGTTATCGTCGCGATCGATGAACCGTCGATGGCCGAGATCGGCAGCCAGTGGCCCTGGCCGCGCGCCCTGCATGCCCGGCTGATCGAGGCGCTGAGAAAGGCTGGGGCGCGGGCGATCGCGCTCGACGTCATCTTCGCCGAGCCGGCTGCTGCTCCGGAAAACGATATGGCACTGGCCGCGGTTCTCGGGCCGGATGTGGTCCTTGCCGGCGACCAGACGCATATCGAAACGCCGCAGGCCGACCAGTTCGTCCGCACCGAACCGCTCCCCCTCTTCACCGAGAGGGGCGCAAAAGTGGGCATCGCCTCCGTCAATCTCAGCGGCGACGGCATCTTACGGCAGATCCCTCCCTATCCGGACGGTTTCGCCCTGACGTTCGCGACCGTCGCCGGAGCAGAGCCGGTGCCGTCGCCGAGGAGAGCTTTGATCCAGACCTTCGGCCCGGCACGCACCTATCCGACCGTCTCCTATTACCAGGCGTTGGATCCGGAAAACTTCCTGCCGGAAGGCACCTTCCGCGATCGCGTCGTCATCGTGGGCCTCAGCTTGCAGAATGCGCCGTCGATCGCCGATGGCGGCGCCGACGCCTTCGCCACTTCCGACACCATCTTTTCGCGCGGCCTCGTCGCCGGCGCCGAGATCCAGGCGACCATCTATGACAATCTCGTGCACGGGCTTTTTATCAAGAGGGCGGGGACGGCCATCTTCATACCAGCCACACTTCTCGCCAGCCTGGCGGCGGCTCTTGTCGTCTTGAAATCGACGAGTTGGAGAACGCTCGGCTACGGCGCCGGCGCCCTGATTCTCATCTTCCTTGCAAGCTACGGACTGATGCGTCTCGGTCATCTATACGTTTCGCCGCTCGGCCCGGCGCTAGCCTTCCTCGGCGTTGCGGTCGGACAGGCCGGGTTCGACTATGCCGAGGAGCGCCGCCGGCGCCGTGAGATCACCCGCGCCTTCTCGCAATATCTCTCGCCGGCGCTCGTTGAGCGGCTCGCGCAGGATCCGTCGCAGTTGAAGCTCGGCGGCGAGCGGCGCACGCTGACGATCCTCTTCTGCGACGTTCGCGGCTTTACGACGATTTCGGAAGACATGAAGCACGACCCGGAGGGGCTGACGGCGCTTATCAACCGGCTGCTGACGCCGTTGTCGGAGGCGGTGCTCAACCGAGGCGGCACGATCGATAAATATATCGGCGACTGCTTGATGGCCTTCTGGAATGCCCCGCTCGACGATCCCGATCATGCCGTCCATGCGGTGCAGGCGGCGCAGGATATGCTCGCCGCGCTTGACCGCTTGAACGCAGAACTGGAAGCCGAGGCCAAGGTGGCAGGACGCTCGCCGAAGACGCTACGGATCGGCATCGGCATCAACACCGGCGAATGCATCGTCGGCAATATGGGCTCGGCCCGGCGCTTCGACTATTCGGCGCTCGGCGACGCGGTCAACCTCGCCTCCCGTCTGGAGGGAGCGTCGAAGGAATACGCCATTTCCCTGCTCCTCGGCGAACGAACGGCAGCCTTGGCGGCCGCGAAATTTCCGATCGCCGAACTCGATCGGATCACCGTCAAGGGGCGAAGCGAGGTTTCGCCGATCTTCACGGTGGCCGACGGCGCCTCCGAGCCAGAGCTCAAGCGCCACCGCGCTTATGTCACCGCAAAGTATCGCGGCGCCATCGCGGTCGACGACGGCATGTTCGACGAACTCAAGGCGGCACTCCCCTCGCTTGAACGCTATTATGAGCGGGAGCGGGAGCGGCTGATGCAGTAA
- a CDS encoding DNA-binding domain-containing protein, translated as MRAAKAHSREFADGLGYPAGFAPALLDPGGATPALVSGPNGKAADKRFNVYRNNVIVSLIDALAAAFPATLRITGETFFRAMARFHIRETPPTSPLLFEYGRDFPEFIEYYEYAQSMPWLADVARIERAWLDAYHAADAAVLQPGALTSIPPEKLGDLVFEAHPATRIVRSAYPAVTIFSANRSSDPVGRIDATAPESALVTRPALEVEIRRLPPGADTFLGLLLAEKTLSQAATAAGACCPEFNLTAGLLVLLEAGAFAAIRHGG; from the coding sequence ATGCGCGCGGCTAAGGCACATTCACGCGAGTTTGCCGACGGGCTAGGCTACCCGGCCGGTTTCGCGCCGGCGCTGCTCGATCCCGGCGGCGCCACACCCGCGCTTGTCTCCGGTCCGAACGGCAAGGCTGCCGACAAGCGCTTCAATGTCTATCGCAACAATGTGATTGTCAGCCTGATCGACGCGCTTGCTGCCGCATTCCCCGCGACCCTGCGCATCACTGGAGAAACCTTCTTTCGCGCTATGGCCCGGTTTCATATCCGTGAAACGCCGCCGACGTCGCCGCTTCTCTTCGAATACGGCAGGGATTTTCCCGAATTCATCGAGTATTACGAGTATGCCCAATCCATGCCGTGGCTGGCGGATGTCGCGCGCATCGAGCGGGCCTGGCTCGATGCTTATCATGCGGCCGATGCGGCTGTCCTGCAGCCGGGTGCCCTGACATCGATTCCGCCGGAAAAGCTCGGCGACCTCGTCTTCGAGGCACATCCGGCAACCCGCATCGTCCGCTCAGCCTATCCGGCGGTGACGATCTTTTCAGCGAACCGGTCGAGCGATCCGGTCGGCCGGATCGATGCCACCGCGCCGGAGAGCGCGCTCGTTACGAGGCCGGCGCTCGAAGTCGAGATCCGCCGGCTTCCGCCAGGCGCCGACACTTTTCTCGGCCTTCTGCTGGCCGAAAAAACCCTCAGTCAGGCAGCGACAGCGGCCGGCGCCTGTTGTCCCGAATTCAACCTGACGGCTGGCCTTCTGGTACTCCTCGAGGCCGGTGCATTCGCAGCGATCCGCCATGGAGGATGA
- a CDS encoding DUF692 domain-containing protein: protein MAKLANHADRGASGDLRFPAHRIDGLAGTSFKHQHLPAILAEEEPDGGFFEVHAENYMGPGGPPHAALTRIRQDYPVSLHGVCMSIGGPQPLDETHLGRFAGLVERYEPALVSEHLAWSTHGTTYYNDLLPLPYTDATVRRVAEHIDQVQEAIRRPLLLENPSTYVMFKESTMSETAFIREIVRRTGCGLLLDVNNVFVSATNHGFSALDYLADYPLEHVGEIHLAGHAEQEDDEGDRLLIDSHDGPVADAVWKLFDLVIGRCGPLPTLVEWDSAIPEWPVLQAEARAAQAILDRQAAGFQRERTHARG from the coding sequence ATGGCCAAACTGGCAAATCACGCGGATCGTGGCGCGTCGGGAGACTTGCGCTTTCCGGCGCACCGGATCGACGGGCTGGCGGGCACCAGCTTCAAACATCAGCATCTGCCGGCCATCCTGGCGGAGGAAGAGCCGGATGGCGGTTTCTTCGAGGTTCATGCGGAAAATTACATGGGGCCTGGCGGCCCTCCGCATGCCGCGCTCACGCGAATACGTCAGGATTATCCGGTCTCGCTTCATGGCGTCTGCATGTCGATCGGTGGCCCGCAGCCGCTGGACGAGACCCATCTCGGCCGCTTCGCGGGGCTGGTCGAACGATACGAGCCCGCGCTCGTCTCGGAGCACCTGGCCTGGTCGACGCACGGCACCACCTACTATAACGACCTGTTGCCGCTGCCCTATACGGACGCCACCGTTCGGCGCGTCGCCGAACACATCGACCAGGTTCAGGAAGCGATTCGGCGGCCGCTGCTGCTCGAAAACCCCTCCACCTACGTGATGTTCAAGGAATCGACGATGAGCGAGACCGCGTTCATTCGGGAGATCGTGAGACGCACTGGCTGCGGTCTTCTGCTCGACGTCAACAACGTCTTCGTGTCGGCGACGAATCATGGATTCTCCGCCCTCGACTATCTGGCGGACTATCCGCTCGAACATGTCGGCGAGATCCATTTGGCCGGGCATGCCGAGCAGGAGGACGACGAGGGCGATCGTCTTCTGATCGACAGCCACGACGGGCCGGTCGCCGACGCGGTCTGGAAACTCTTCGACCTCGTGATCGGCCGGTGCGGTCCGCTCCCAACGCTTGTCGAATGGGACAGCGCCATTCCCGAATGGCCGGTGCTGCAGGCGGAGGCGAGGGCGGCGCAGGCGATCCTTGATCGGCAGGCGGCCGGTTTCCAGCGGGAGAGGACGCATGCGCGCGGCTAA
- a CDS encoding DoxX family protein produces the protein MEDETVLPVRKFFGRTDRLGRGNWLTWIDDLIAAAAPPVLAQLALRFALAVPFWRSGMSKWDGFLQLNDVAILLFTSEFRLHLPGGPYPFPAPAVVAFAVASAEILLPIFLVLGLATRLAALGLLAMTIVVQLTVPDGWPVHLTWAAMALAIVTWGAGRLSLDGWLTSGTRGS, from the coding sequence ATGGAGGATGAGACAGTGCTTCCGGTACGAAAATTCTTTGGCAGAACCGACAGGCTGGGAAGGGGAAACTGGCTCACTTGGATTGATGACCTCATTGCCGCCGCAGCGCCGCCAGTCCTTGCCCAGCTTGCCTTGCGCTTCGCCCTTGCCGTGCCTTTCTGGCGCTCGGGTATGAGCAAGTGGGATGGCTTTTTACAACTGAACGATGTCGCCATCCTCCTTTTCACATCCGAGTTCCGACTGCATCTCCCAGGTGGGCCTTATCCCTTCCCGGCCCCAGCAGTGGTGGCGTTCGCGGTCGCTTCGGCAGAAATTCTGTTGCCGATCTTCCTCGTATTGGGGCTGGCGACGCGCCTTGCAGCGCTCGGCCTTCTCGCCATGACGATCGTCGTACAGCTCACGGTGCCTGACGGCTGGCCGGTTCATCTGACCTGGGCGGCAATGGCGCTTGCCATCGTCACTTGGGGGGCGGGAAGGTTGTCGCTAGACGGGTGGCTCACCTCAGGGACCAGAGGCTCTTGA
- a CDS encoding DUF2282 domain-containing protein — protein MSTKSTINAAFLAGAVAAAMSSLAMAAPLSEAEVKAAMDAGKEKCFGVALKGQNDCAAGPGTTCQATSTVDYQGNAWKFVDGGTCTTMQLPGGRKGSAEPLTRDVPS, from the coding sequence ATGTCTACGAAATCCACCATCAACGCGGCCTTCCTTGCGGGTGCCGTGGCGGCAGCGATGTCGTCGCTCGCGATGGCCGCGCCCCTGTCCGAAGCCGAGGTGAAGGCCGCGATGGACGCGGGCAAGGAGAAATGCTTCGGCGTCGCCCTCAAGGGACAGAACGACTGCGCGGCCGGTCCGGGCACGACTTGCCAGGCGACTTCGACGGTCGACTATCAGGGCAACGCCTGGAAATTCGTCGATGGCGGCACCTGCACGACGATGCAATTGCCGGGCGGCCGCAAGGGCTCGGCAGAACCGCTGACGCGCGACGTTCCCTCTTAA
- a CDS encoding sigma-70 family RNA polymerase sigma factor — protein MDGVDDQDLARLLRAALEGDERAYGDFLNEAANLVRAWARRRIAFGGLDPEDVVQETLLALHLKRHTWRSDGPVMPWLYAVARHKLVDAWRRQGRHACVDISEMEDRLAVQDTETARDWEIGRALETLTPGQRSVVTAISVEGRTIAEAARSLDMNETAVRVALHRGLAAIAKRFGRE, from the coding sequence TTGGATGGTGTGGACGACCAGGACCTCGCCCGCCTCTTACGCGCAGCGCTCGAAGGCGATGAGCGGGCCTATGGCGACTTCCTGAACGAAGCCGCGAACCTTGTGCGCGCCTGGGCGCGGCGAAGGATTGCATTCGGCGGCCTGGATCCGGAAGACGTCGTCCAAGAAACGCTGCTGGCGCTCCATCTGAAGCGCCACACGTGGCGGAGCGACGGTCCGGTGATGCCATGGCTCTACGCGGTTGCGAGGCACAAGCTTGTCGACGCTTGGCGGAGGCAGGGCCGTCATGCCTGCGTTGACATCAGCGAGATGGAAGACCGGCTCGCTGTGCAGGATACTGAAACGGCTCGGGATTGGGAGATCGGCCGCGCGCTCGAAACGCTCACGCCGGGACAGCGCTCGGTCGTCACAGCCATATCGGTCGAAGGGCGCACGATAGCCGAGGCGGCAAGAAGCCTCGACATGAACGAGACCGCGGTTCGCGTCGCCCTTCACCGCGGCCTTGCTGCCATCGCAAAGCGATTTGGACGGGAATGA